The following are encoded in a window of Sminthopsis crassicaudata isolate SCR6 chromosome 3, ASM4859323v1, whole genome shotgun sequence genomic DNA:
- the FGR gene encoding tyrosine-protein kinase Fgr isoform X2 yields MGCVPCKEKAGSDAKLEALHEDIAKGGQGYGDRYSQEPTRVISPSPSHVPSFSHFSQQPLSGASFLTPIPPKPGGIAGAGVTLFVALYGYDARTADDLTFAKGEKFHILNNTEGDWWEARSLSSGRTGYIPSNYVAPVNSIQAEEWYFGKIGRKDAERQLLGPNNPRGTFLIRESETTQGAYSLSMRDWDENKGDHVKHYKIRKLDNGGYYITTRAQFESVQKLVEHYTEVNDGLCYLLTKPCVVMKPGTLGLGKDAWEISRDSITLDKKLGMGCFGDVWMGTWNGCTKVAVKTLKPGTMSAPAFLEEAQIMKKLRHDKLVQLYAVVSEEPIYIITEYMSHGSLLEFLKEGEGRNLTLPYLVDMAAQVAAGMAYMELMNYIHRDLRAANILVGDRLVCKVADFGLARLIEDNEYNPRQGAKFPIKWTAPEAALFGRFTIKSDVWSFGILLTELITKGRIPYPGMNNREVLEQVERGYRMPCPPGCPSSLYEIMEQCWRQVPEERPTFEYLQSFLEDYFTSTEPQYQPGDES; encoded by the exons ATGGGCTGCGTGCCCTGTAAGGAGAAGGCTGGATCCGACGCCAAGCTTGAGGCCCTCCACGAGGACATTGCTAAAGGGGGGCAAGGCTACGGGGACCGCTACAGTCAGGAGCCAACCAGGGtcatctccccctctccctcccatgTGCCCAGCTTCAGCCATTTCTCCCAGCAACCGCTCAGCGGGGCGTCCTTCCTGACCCCCATTCCCCCCAAACCCGGAGGCATTGCAG GGGCCGGGGTGACCCTCTTCGTGGCCCTTTACGGGTATGACGCCAGGACTGCCGATGACCTCACCTTCGCCAAAGGAGAAAAATTCCACATCCTCAACAACAC CGAGGGCGACTGGTGGGAGGCCAGATCCCTGAGCTCCGGACGCACTGGCTACATCCCCAGCAACTATGTGGCTCCTGTGAACTCCATCCAGGCAGAAGA gTGGTACTTTGGGAAAATAGGTCGGAAGGATGCTGAAAGACAGCTGCTGGGCCCCAACAACCCTCGAGGAACCTTTCTTATCCGGGAAAGCGAGACTACTCAAG GAGCCTATTCTCTGTCCATGCGGGACTGGGACGAGAATAAAGGGGACCATGTAAAACATTACAAGATCCGTAAACTGGACAATGGCGGGTATTACATCACCACGCGGGCGCAGTTTGAGTCTGTCCAGAAGTTGGTGGAGCACTACACCG AAGTCAACGACGGACTTTGTTACCTCCTCACAAAGCCTTGTGTTGTCATGAAACCAGGAACCCTGGGCTTGGGTAAAGATGCTTGGGAGATCAGCAGAGACTCCATCACCCTGGACAAAAAACTGGGCATGGGCTGCTTCGGGGATGTGTGGATGG GCACTTGGAATGGTTGCACCAAGGTGGCAGTGAAAACCCTGAAGCCGGGCACGATGTCTGCGCCAGCCTTCCTGGAGGAGGCCCAGATCATGAAGAAGCTGCGCCATGACAAGCTGGTGCAGCTATACGCTGTGGTGTCTGAGGAGCCCATCTACATCATCACAGAGTACATGAGTCACG GGAGTCTGCTGGAATTCCTCAAGGAGGGGGAAGGCCGCAACCTCACTCTGCCCTACCTAGTAGACATGGCGGCCCAG GTGGCTGCAGGTATGGCGTACATGGAACTTATGAATTACATTCACCGAGACCTGCGGGCAGCCAACATCCTCGTGGGGGACAGACTAGTGTGCAAGGTCGCCGACTTCGGACTGGCACGGCTCATTGAGGATAATGAATACAACCCCCGCCAAG GTGCCAAATTTCCCATCAAGTGGACTGCTCCAGAGGCCGCTCTCTTCGGCAGGTTCACCATCAAGTCTGACGTCTGGTCTTTTGGGATCCTGCTCACTGAACTCATCACCAAGGGCCGGATCCCCTACCCAG GCATGAATAACCGGGAAGTGCTGGAACAGGTGGAGCGGGGTTACCGAATGCCGTGCCCTCCCGGGTGCCCGTCTTCTCTGTATGAGATCATGGAACAGTGCTGGCGGCAGGTTCCTGAGGAGAGGCCAACTTTTGAGTACCTCCAGTCTTTCCTTGAGGACTACTTCACCTCCACTGAACCCCAGTACCAGCCAGGGGATGAGTCCTAG
- the FGR gene encoding tyrosine-protein kinase Fgr isoform X1: protein MRFTSPAVHIWSWPFLSDHAAVPLTSGARDLKAPIMGCVPCKEKAGSDAKLEALHEDIAKGGQGYGDRYSQEPTRVISPSPSHVPSFSHFSQQPLSGASFLTPIPPKPGGIAGAGVTLFVALYGYDARTADDLTFAKGEKFHILNNTEGDWWEARSLSSGRTGYIPSNYVAPVNSIQAEEWYFGKIGRKDAERQLLGPNNPRGTFLIRESETTQGAYSLSMRDWDENKGDHVKHYKIRKLDNGGYYITTRAQFESVQKLVEHYTEVNDGLCYLLTKPCVVMKPGTLGLGKDAWEISRDSITLDKKLGMGCFGDVWMGTWNGCTKVAVKTLKPGTMSAPAFLEEAQIMKKLRHDKLVQLYAVVSEEPIYIITEYMSHGSLLEFLKEGEGRNLTLPYLVDMAAQVAAGMAYMELMNYIHRDLRAANILVGDRLVCKVADFGLARLIEDNEYNPRQGAKFPIKWTAPEAALFGRFTIKSDVWSFGILLTELITKGRIPYPGMNNREVLEQVERGYRMPCPPGCPSSLYEIMEQCWRQVPEERPTFEYLQSFLEDYFTSTEPQYQPGDES, encoded by the exons GGAGCTGGCCGTTCCTTTCAGACCATGCTGCTGTTCCACTGACCTCAGGGGCTCGGGACCTGAAG GCTCCCATCATGGGCTGCGTGCCCTGTAAGGAGAAGGCTGGATCCGACGCCAAGCTTGAGGCCCTCCACGAGGACATTGCTAAAGGGGGGCAAGGCTACGGGGACCGCTACAGTCAGGAGCCAACCAGGGtcatctccccctctccctcccatgTGCCCAGCTTCAGCCATTTCTCCCAGCAACCGCTCAGCGGGGCGTCCTTCCTGACCCCCATTCCCCCCAAACCCGGAGGCATTGCAG GGGCCGGGGTGACCCTCTTCGTGGCCCTTTACGGGTATGACGCCAGGACTGCCGATGACCTCACCTTCGCCAAAGGAGAAAAATTCCACATCCTCAACAACAC CGAGGGCGACTGGTGGGAGGCCAGATCCCTGAGCTCCGGACGCACTGGCTACATCCCCAGCAACTATGTGGCTCCTGTGAACTCCATCCAGGCAGAAGA gTGGTACTTTGGGAAAATAGGTCGGAAGGATGCTGAAAGACAGCTGCTGGGCCCCAACAACCCTCGAGGAACCTTTCTTATCCGGGAAAGCGAGACTACTCAAG GAGCCTATTCTCTGTCCATGCGGGACTGGGACGAGAATAAAGGGGACCATGTAAAACATTACAAGATCCGTAAACTGGACAATGGCGGGTATTACATCACCACGCGGGCGCAGTTTGAGTCTGTCCAGAAGTTGGTGGAGCACTACACCG AAGTCAACGACGGACTTTGTTACCTCCTCACAAAGCCTTGTGTTGTCATGAAACCAGGAACCCTGGGCTTGGGTAAAGATGCTTGGGAGATCAGCAGAGACTCCATCACCCTGGACAAAAAACTGGGCATGGGCTGCTTCGGGGATGTGTGGATGG GCACTTGGAATGGTTGCACCAAGGTGGCAGTGAAAACCCTGAAGCCGGGCACGATGTCTGCGCCAGCCTTCCTGGAGGAGGCCCAGATCATGAAGAAGCTGCGCCATGACAAGCTGGTGCAGCTATACGCTGTGGTGTCTGAGGAGCCCATCTACATCATCACAGAGTACATGAGTCACG GGAGTCTGCTGGAATTCCTCAAGGAGGGGGAAGGCCGCAACCTCACTCTGCCCTACCTAGTAGACATGGCGGCCCAG GTGGCTGCAGGTATGGCGTACATGGAACTTATGAATTACATTCACCGAGACCTGCGGGCAGCCAACATCCTCGTGGGGGACAGACTAGTGTGCAAGGTCGCCGACTTCGGACTGGCACGGCTCATTGAGGATAATGAATACAACCCCCGCCAAG GTGCCAAATTTCCCATCAAGTGGACTGCTCCAGAGGCCGCTCTCTTCGGCAGGTTCACCATCAAGTCTGACGTCTGGTCTTTTGGGATCCTGCTCACTGAACTCATCACCAAGGGCCGGATCCCCTACCCAG GCATGAATAACCGGGAAGTGCTGGAACAGGTGGAGCGGGGTTACCGAATGCCGTGCCCTCCCGGGTGCCCGTCTTCTCTGTATGAGATCATGGAACAGTGCTGGCGGCAGGTTCCTGAGGAGAGGCCAACTTTTGAGTACCTCCAGTCTTTCCTTGAGGACTACTTCACCTCCACTGAACCCCAGTACCAGCCAGGGGATGAGTCCTAG